A window from Micromonospora profundi encodes these proteins:
- a CDS encoding PseG/SpsG family protein, giving the protein MSTLRVGLRCDAGPRRGVGHLVRCLALAEEFLARGAHVAVFGTVERVDWATAELAARGIPLHPGPESPAGLVEAARRHDLDVLVLDSYELDPAGAGALRAAGVFTVALIDGDSRGQDADLYLDQNFGARLPELAGRLLAGSDYALLRDSVVTARPPAPRPAETVSRPRVLAFFGGTDALGAAPLLTRVLVATGHPMDLTVVVGRPEIEAELEDITPGRGQVIRTVPPTGSLPSLITEVDLVVSAAGTSTWELCCLGAPAALVCVVDNQRESYARVVQHGLAAGLGELPELAEAGLAGRTARASAARTVHGLLSSPQRRAALAARAWSAVDGKGRARVVDAVFEALRPAALRG; this is encoded by the coding sequence CTGAGCACGCTCCGCGTCGGACTGCGCTGCGACGCCGGGCCGCGGCGCGGCGTCGGCCACCTCGTCCGCTGCCTGGCGCTCGCCGAGGAGTTCCTGGCGCGCGGCGCCCACGTGGCGGTGTTCGGCACTGTGGAGCGGGTCGACTGGGCCACCGCCGAGCTGGCCGCACGGGGCATCCCCCTGCACCCGGGCCCCGAGTCGCCGGCCGGGCTTGTCGAGGCGGCCCGCCGGCACGACCTGGACGTGCTTGTGCTCGACTCCTACGAACTGGATCCCGCCGGAGCGGGCGCGCTGCGCGCCGCCGGGGTGTTCACAGTCGCCCTGATCGACGGAGACTCCCGAGGTCAGGACGCGGACCTCTACCTCGACCAGAACTTCGGGGCGAGGCTTCCCGAACTGGCCGGGCGACTGCTCGCCGGCAGCGACTACGCCCTGCTGCGCGACTCGGTCGTGACCGCCCGACCGCCGGCACCTCGGCCCGCCGAGACCGTGAGCCGGCCCCGGGTGCTGGCCTTCTTCGGCGGCACCGACGCCCTCGGCGCTGCTCCGCTGCTGACCCGGGTGCTGGTGGCCACCGGACACCCCATGGACCTCACTGTCGTCGTCGGGCGACCCGAGATCGAGGCGGAGCTGGAGGACATCACCCCCGGGCGAGGGCAGGTCATCCGTACCGTCCCGCCCACCGGCTCACTACCGTCGCTGATCACCGAGGTGGACCTGGTGGTGAGCGCTGCCGGCACCTCGACGTGGGAGCTGTGCTGCCTCGGCGCACCCGCCGCGCTGGTCTGCGTGGTCGACAACCAACGCGAGTCGTACGCCCGGGTGGTCCAGCACGGCCTGGCCGCCGGCCTCGGTGAGCTGCCGGAGCTGGCCGAGGCCGGCCTCGCGGGGCGTACCGCGCGGGCCTCGGCGGCGCGAACAGTGCATGGGCTGCTCAGCTCCCCGCAACGCCGGGCAGCGCTTGCCGCCCGGGCCTGGTCCGCCGTCGACGGGAAAGGCCGGGCGAGGGTCGTCGACGCGGTGTTCGAGGCGCTTCGCCCGGCGGCCCTACGCGGCTGA
- a CDS encoding alpha-ketoglutarate-dependent dioxygenase AlkB, protein MTQASYQPSMLDLADAGPTVGPLPGQIRRHHLSRGAWVDQLPGWVRGSDAVLDTLLSEVPWRAERRTMYDSEVDVPRLLCWYAADRPLPHPVLTAAREALTRHYAPELGEPFVTAGMCLYRSGRDSVAWHGDTIGRSAHSDTIVAIVSFGSPRPLLLRPRGGGDSLRFPVGHGDLIVMGGSCQRTWEHAIPKTTRPVGPRVSVQFRPVNVA, encoded by the coding sequence ATGACGCAGGCCTCCTACCAGCCGTCGATGCTCGACCTCGCCGACGCCGGGCCGACAGTGGGGCCGCTGCCCGGCCAGATCCGCAGGCACCACCTCAGCCGGGGCGCGTGGGTCGACCAGCTGCCCGGCTGGGTGCGCGGCTCCGACGCGGTGCTCGACACCCTGCTCAGCGAGGTGCCCTGGCGTGCCGAGCGACGCACCATGTACGACAGCGAGGTCGACGTGCCCCGCCTGCTCTGCTGGTACGCCGCCGACCGGCCACTGCCGCACCCTGTGCTCACCGCCGCACGGGAAGCCCTGACCCGGCACTACGCCCCCGAGCTGGGCGAGCCGTTCGTGACCGCCGGCATGTGCCTCTACCGCTCCGGGCGGGACAGCGTCGCCTGGCACGGCGACACCATCGGCCGCTCCGCGCACAGCGACACCATCGTCGCGATCGTGTCGTTCGGCTCGCCCCGACCACTGCTGCTGCGTCCGCGCGGCGGCGGCGACAGCCTCCGTTTCCCGGTGGGCCACGGCGACCTGATCGTGATGGGCGGCTCCTGCCAACGCACCTGGGAACACGCGATCCCCAAGACCACCCGTCCTGTCGGCCCGCGGGTGAGTGTCCAGTTCCGCCCCGTCAACGTGGCCTGA
- a CDS encoding glycosyltransferase family protein, which produces MTVGAQAAGARIVGIVQARMGSSRLPGKVLRPLAGRSVLGRVVRAARDSGVLADLVVATSTDAVDDAVAAECERLDVPCHRGPVDDVLGRFVGALVAHPGDAVMRFTADCPLLDPEIITLVASVYRAVPGLDYASTSIARTLPRGLDVEIIRAETLRTLGRLATGHHRVHVTSYAYTHPELFRVLGVTLTPDRSALRLTLDTEQDWALVSAVTDHFGDVSVPLARLADWLDGQPRLRALNADVQQKRLEES; this is translated from the coding sequence GTGACCGTCGGGGCGCAAGCCGCCGGGGCGCGCATTGTCGGGATCGTGCAGGCCCGGATGGGGTCGTCGCGGCTGCCGGGCAAGGTGCTCCGGCCGCTCGCCGGCCGGTCCGTGCTGGGCCGGGTGGTGCGGGCCGCCCGCGACAGCGGCGTCCTCGCCGACCTTGTGGTCGCCACCAGCACGGACGCTGTCGACGACGCGGTGGCGGCCGAGTGCGAGCGACTGGACGTGCCCTGCCACCGGGGGCCCGTCGACGACGTGCTCGGCCGGTTCGTGGGTGCCCTGGTGGCGCACCCGGGTGACGCGGTCATGCGGTTCACCGCCGACTGCCCACTGCTCGACCCGGAGATCATCACGCTTGTCGCCTCCGTGTACCGGGCGGTGCCCGGTCTGGACTACGCGAGCACGTCGATCGCCCGTACGCTGCCGCGAGGGCTGGACGTCGAGATCATCCGCGCGGAGACGCTACGTACCCTCGGCCGGCTCGCCACCGGGCACCACAGGGTGCACGTGACCTCGTACGCGTACACCCATCCGGAGCTGTTCCGGGTGCTCGGGGTTACCCTCACGCCGGACCGCTCGGCGCTGCGGCTGACCCTCGACACCGAGCAGGACTGGGCGCTGGTGAGTGCGGTGACCGACCACTTCGGCGACGTCAGCGTGCCGCTGGCCAGGCTCGCGGACTGGCTGGACGGGCAGCCCCGGCTGCGGGCGCTCAACGCCGACGTACAGCAGAAGCGGTTGGAGGAGTCCTGA
- a CDS encoding DNA gyrase/topoisomerase IV subunit A, with product MARRKDNKVDLSSFDQAGARVFDNPLVTEVSDSYLEYAFSVIHSRALPDARDGLKPVHRRILWSMYEQGYRPDRGHVKSARIVGDAMGKYHPHGDTAIYDAMVRLAQDFSLNVPLIDGHGNFGSPDDGPAASRYTEARMSREAMLLVGELGEDTVDVEPNYDGSLTQPTVLPAAFPNLLVNGASGIAVGMATNMIPHNLAEVVSAARWLINHPDATLDKLMEFVPGPDLPTGGVLLGLDEVRRAYETGRGVVRMRGKVEIGPLEGSRGRQAITVVELPYGVGAEKVIAAITNEVTKTKRLTGIADVKDLTDRESGTRLVVECKVGVNPQALLADLYRLTPLEQSFGVNNLVLVDGQPRTLGLKALLEVFLAHRYEVVTRRTTFRRRKRQERLHLVDGLLIALLDIDRVVRLIRGSDDAQAAKDGLMSQFGLSDIQATYILDTPLRRLTKFDRLELEAEQERLRAEIAELSTILDDERVLKKVVSDELAAVVKQFGAERRTTLVDGDLKEVLAASAPAGPLEVADDPCQVILSATGLVARTAAESEESAEGRRRNGRVKHDTVRAIVHSTARGRVLLVTSAGRAFKIDVLPLPVLPEQAGTVSLRGGMSAAELVPLEAGETVVGLAPLGGPAEGSPGLALGTRQGAVKICSPEWPVRSDEFEVIGLRDGDEVVGATWLTDGSETLTFVTSEASLLRFAAGLVRPQGLKGGGMAGINLPAGARVVFFGAVRTDDPGHGEPMVVTSTGATVKVTPFKAYPAKGRATGGVRAHRFLKDETDVAVAWVGPRPVGATGTGEPVELPTADPRRDGSGFAVILGPTVLGHLVERD from the coding sequence ATGGCACGCCGTAAGGACAACAAGGTCGATCTCTCCTCGTTCGACCAGGCTGGCGCGCGGGTCTTCGACAATCCGCTGGTCACCGAGGTGTCCGACTCCTACCTGGAGTACGCGTTCTCGGTCATCCACTCCCGCGCCCTGCCCGACGCCCGCGACGGCCTCAAGCCCGTGCACCGGCGCATCCTCTGGTCGATGTACGAGCAGGGCTACCGCCCCGACCGCGGCCACGTGAAGTCTGCCCGAATTGTCGGGGATGCGATGGGTAAGTACCATCCGCACGGTGACACGGCGATCTACGACGCCATGGTCCGCCTCGCGCAGGACTTCTCGCTCAACGTGCCACTCATCGACGGGCATGGAAATTTTGGGTCCCCAGACGATGGACCGGCTGCCTCGCGTTACACCGAAGCGCGGATGTCCCGCGAGGCGATGCTGCTCGTCGGTGAGCTGGGCGAGGACACCGTCGACGTCGAGCCCAACTACGACGGCTCGCTGACGCAGCCGACGGTGTTGCCGGCGGCCTTCCCCAACCTGCTTGTCAACGGTGCGTCCGGGATCGCGGTCGGTATGGCCACGAACATGATCCCGCACAACCTGGCCGAGGTGGTCTCCGCCGCCCGCTGGCTCATCAACCACCCGGACGCCACTCTGGACAAGCTCATGGAGTTCGTCCCCGGCCCCGACCTGCCCACCGGTGGCGTGCTGCTCGGCCTGGACGAGGTGCGCCGCGCGTACGAGACCGGGCGTGGCGTCGTGCGGATGCGCGGCAAGGTGGAGATCGGCCCGCTGGAGGGCAGCCGGGGCCGCCAGGCGATCACAGTGGTGGAGTTGCCCTACGGTGTCGGCGCGGAGAAGGTCATCGCGGCGATCACCAACGAGGTCACCAAGACCAAGCGGCTGACCGGGATCGCCGACGTCAAGGACCTCACCGACCGCGAGAGCGGCACCCGGCTCGTCGTCGAGTGCAAGGTGGGGGTCAACCCGCAGGCGCTGCTCGCCGACCTCTACCGGCTCACCCCGCTGGAGCAGTCGTTCGGCGTCAACAACCTGGTCCTGGTCGACGGCCAGCCCCGTACCCTCGGGTTGAAGGCGTTGTTGGAGGTCTTCCTGGCCCACCGGTACGAGGTGGTCACCAGGCGCACCACGTTCCGCCGCCGCAAGCGTCAGGAGCGGCTGCACCTGGTCGACGGTCTGCTGATCGCGTTGCTGGACATCGACCGGGTGGTCCGGCTGATCCGGGGCAGCGACGACGCGCAGGCCGCCAAGGACGGGCTGATGAGCCAGTTCGGCCTCTCCGACATCCAGGCCACCTACATCCTGGACACTCCGCTGCGCCGGTTGACGAAGTTCGACAGGCTCGAGTTGGAGGCCGAGCAGGAGCGTCTGCGTGCCGAGATCGCCGAGCTGTCCACGATCCTGGACGACGAGCGGGTGCTCAAGAAGGTCGTCTCCGACGAGCTGGCGGCAGTGGTCAAGCAGTTCGGCGCGGAGCGTCGCACCACGCTCGTCGACGGTGACCTCAAGGAGGTGCTTGCCGCGTCCGCGCCGGCCGGCCCGCTGGAGGTCGCCGACGATCCGTGCCAGGTGATTCTCTCCGCGACCGGGCTGGTCGCCCGGACCGCTGCCGAGTCGGAGGAGAGCGCCGAGGGGCGCCGGCGCAACGGCCGGGTCAAGCACGACACGGTACGCGCGATCGTGCACTCCACGGCCCGTGGCCGCGTGCTCCTGGTGACGAGCGCCGGCCGGGCCTTCAAGATCGACGTGTTGCCGCTGCCGGTGTTGCCCGAGCAGGCCGGCACGGTGTCGCTGCGGGGCGGCATGTCCGCCGCCGAGCTGGTGCCGCTGGAGGCGGGGGAGACGGTTGTCGGCCTGGCCCCGCTCGGCGGCCCGGCGGAGGGCTCACCCGGGCTGGCGCTTGGCACCCGGCAGGGCGCGGTGAAGATCTGCTCGCCCGAGTGGCCGGTACGGTCCGACGAGTTCGAGGTGATCGGCCTGCGCGACGGCGACGAGGTGGTCGGGGCGACCTGGCTGACCGACGGCTCCGAGACGCTGACATTCGTCACCTCGGAGGCGTCGCTGTTGCGCTTCGCCGCCGGGCTGGTCCGTCCGCAGGGCCTCAAGGGCGGCGGGATGGCGGGCATCAACCTGCCGGCCGGGGCGCGGGTGGTCTTCTTCGGGGCGGTGCGCACCGACGATCCGGGGCACGGTGAGCCGATGGTCGTGACGTCCACAGGTGCGACGGTCAAGGTGACGCCGTTCAAGGCGTACCCGGCGAAGGGCCGGGCGACCGGCGGCGTGCGGGCGCACCGCTTCCTCAAGGACGAGACGGACGTTGCTGTCGCCTGGGTGGGGCCGCGCCCGGTCGGCGCGACCGGCACCGGCGAACCTGTCGAGCTGCCCACAGCCGATCCCCGCCGCGACGGCAGCGGCTTCGCGGTGATCCTCGGCCCGACGGTCCTGGGTCACCTGGTGGAGCGCGACTGA